From Camelus dromedarius isolate mCamDro1 chromosome X, mCamDro1.pat, whole genome shotgun sequence, one genomic window encodes:
- the ERCC6L gene encoding DNA excision repair protein ERCC-6-like, with the protein MEASRGFAEAGALSPEQAARYLRYVKEAKEATKNGDLEEALKLFNLAKDIFPNEKVMSRIQKIQEALEELAEHGDDEFTDVCSSGLLLYRELHNQLFEYQKEGVAFLYSLYRDGRRGGILADDMGLGKTVQIIAFLSGMFDASLVNHVLLIMPTSLISTWLREFVKWTPGMRVKTFHGPSKDERTRNLSRIQQRNGVIITTYQMLINNWQQLSSSNGREFVWDYVILDEAHKIKTSSTKSAICARAIPASNRILLTGTPIQNNLQELWSLFDFACQGSLLGTLKTFKMEYENPITRAREKDATPGEKALGFKISENLMAIIKPYFLRRTKEEVQKKKSSNPEIRLSEKNPDVDAICEMPSLSRKNDLIIWIRLVPLQEEIYRKFVSLDHIKELLMETRSPLAELGVLKKLCDHPRLLSARACHLLNLGAVNFSAADENEGEDTSDVDHIAQISDDTLMGESGKMIFLMDLLKRLRDEGHQTLVFSQSRRILNIIERLLKNRCFKILRIDGTITHLVEREKRISLFQQNKDYSVFLLTTQVGGVGLTLTAASRVVIFDPSWNPATDAQAVDRVYRIGQKENVVVYRLITCGTVEEKIYRRQVFKDSLIRQTTGDKKNPFRYFSKQELRELFTIEDFQNSATQLQLQSLHAAQRRSDKSLDEHIAYLHSLSIAGISDHDLMYTHDLSVKEELDVIEDSHYIQQRVQKAQFLVETESQNTELLMERQRTGNEGVWLRESIFPSQTKKKCPEFNKPRPQPSPFLLTHHTQEEEISSQMASVIIDDLPEESKKQDLSSIKTNVTIPRDGRHPRESTFDADFVASLPKGCGNVEEMWTDSSSGTALQKELPREGPTQEAPQESPLGSSNYLQSKSVRADLGTNLDQLQDDEIFHHCTSWPANPTTKEYQSRESNVSVIKIADDDLSASYHALQDAPENEAKLEEEPLASSPQYACDFNLFLEDSADNGQNLSSQSLEHVEKENSLYVSAANSRPESVHSKARLSVDLSEKDDEPEEEVVNVKVRSKARRINSDDEDEGDTFKDTSSPNPFSTPPFPSLSVKQFDASTPKNDLSLPGSFFSHQISNSINKSINSRRSLASRRSLINVVLDHVEDMEERLDSGSEAKAAADYLEEGAEESSSEAPEATEDPSRETLPSENKSSQLSSPMPGAPGQEASPGDPEPLSGEQLVDSPQDEAVEAANDYETLVLRGKELKECGKIQEALNCLVKALDIKSSDPEVMLMTLSLYKQLNKT; encoded by the coding sequence ataTGTGAAAGAGGCCAAAGAAGCGACTAAGAATGGAGATCTAGAAGAAGCACTTAAACTTTTCAATTTGGCAAAGGACATTTTTCCCAATGAAAAGGTGATGAGCAGAATCCAAAAAATACAAGAAGCCTTGGAGGAGTTGGCGGAACATGGAGATGATGAATTCACAGATGTGTGCAGTTCTGGCCTGCTGCTTTATCGAGAGCTGCACAACCAGCTCTTTGAGTACCAAAAGGAAGGCGTAGCTTTCCTCTATAGCCTGTACAGGGATGGAAGAAGAGGGGGCATCCTGGCAGATGATATGGGATTAGGAAAGACTGTTCAGATCATTGCTTTCCTTTCTGGGATGTTTGATGCTTCCCTTGTGAACCACGTGCTGCTGATCATGCCAACCAGTCTGATCAGTACATGGCTAAGAGAATTTGTCAAGTGGACTCCAGGAATGAGAGTTAAAACCTTTCATGGTCCGAGCAAGGATGAACGTACCAGAAACCTCAGTCGGATTCAGCAGAGGAATGGCGTCATTATCACCACATACCAAATGTTAATCAATAATTGGCAGCAACTTTCCAGCTCAAATGGCCGAGAGTTTGTGTGGGACTATGTCATCCTTGATGaagcacataaaataaaaacctcatcTACTAAGTCAGCCATATGTGCTCGTGCAATCCCCGCCAGTAATCGCATCCTCCTCACAGGAACCCCAATACAGAATAATTTACAAGAACTATGGTCCCTGTTTGATTTTGCTTGTCAAGGGTCCCTGCTGGGaacattaaaaacttttaaaatggagTATGAAAATCCTATTACTAGAGCAAGAGAGAAGGATGCTACCCCAGGGGAAAAAGCCTTGggatttaaaatatctgaaaacttAATGGCAATCATAAAGCCCTATTTTCTCAGGAGGACAAAAGAAGAGGTACAGAAGAAAAAGTCAAGCAACCCAGAGATCCGACTTAGTGAAAAGAATCCAGATGTTGACGCCATCTGTGAAATGCCTTCCCTTTCCAGGAAAAATGATTTAATTATCTGGATACGCCTGGTACCTTTACAAGAAGAAATATACAGGAAATTCGTGTCTCTAGATCATATCAAGGAGTTGCTAATGGAGACGCGCTCACCTCTGGCTGAGCTCGGTGTCTTAAAGAAGCTGTGTGATCATCCCAGGCTGCTGTCTGCACGGGCATgtcatttgctgaatctaggggctGTCAACTTCTCTGCTGCAGATGAAAATGAAGGGGAAGATACCTCAGATGTGGACCATATTGCTCAAATAAGTGATGATACACTGATGGGAGAATCTGGAAAAATGATATTTCTCATGGACCTGCTTAAAAGGCTGCGAGATGAAGGGCATCAAACTCTGGTGTTTTCCCAGTCAAGACGAATTCTCAACATCATCGAACGCCTCTTAAAGAACAGGTGCTTTAAGATACTGCGCATCGATGGAACAATTACTCATCTTGTAGAACGAGAGAAAAGGATTAGCCTATTCCAGCAAAACAAAGATTACTCTGTTTTCCTGCTTACCACGCAAGTGGGTGGTGTTGGCCTCACACTAACTGCAGCAAGTCGAGTGGTCATCTTTGACCCTAGCTGGAATCCCGCAACTGATGCTCAGGCTGTGGATAGAGTTTACCGAATTGGACAAAAGGAAAATGTTGTGGTTTACAGGCTGATCACTTGTGGAACTgtagaggaaaaaatatacagaagACAAGTTTTCAAGGACTCACTAATAAGGCAAACTACTGGTGATAAGAAGAACCCTTTCCGCTATTTCAGTAAACAGGAACTGAGAGAGCTCTTTACAATCGAGGATTTTCAGAACTCTGCAACCCAGCTGCAGCTTCAGTCTTTGCATGCTGCTCAGAGGAGATCTGACAAGAGCCTCGATGAACATATTGCCTACCTGCACTCTCTGAGCATAGCTGGAATCTCAGACCATGATTTGATGTACACACATGATCTATCTGTTAAGGAGGAGCTTGATGTGATAGAGGACTCTCACTATATTCAACAGAGGGTTCAGAAAGCTCAATTCCTTGTTGAAACAGAGTCTCAAAATACAGAGCTCTTAATGGAAAGACAAAGAACTGGCAATGAGGGGGTCTGGCTGAGAGAATCTATATTTCCTTCTCAGACAAAGAAGAAATGCCCTGAATTCAATAAGCCACGGCCTCAGCCTTCACCCTTTCTACTTACTCATCACACCCAGGAAGAAGAAATCAGTTCCCAAATGGCAAGTGTAATCATTGATGATCTACCTGAAGAGAGCAAGAAACAAGATCTCTCCAGTATAAAGACAAATGTTACCATCCCGCGAGATGGTAGGCACCCACGTGAAAGTACATTTGATGCTGACTTTGTAGCTTCTTTACCCAAGGGGTGTGGAAATGTGGAAGAAATGTGGACTGACTCTTCATCGGGTACAGCACTACAAAAAGAGTTACCGCGAGAGGGCCCTACGCAGGAGGCACCACAAGAGAGCCCTCTGGGAAGTTCTAATTATCTACAGAGCAAGTCAGTCAGAGCTGATCTTGGGACAAACCTAGATCAACTACAGGATGATGAGATTTTCCATCACTGTACTTCCTGGCCTGCTAATCCCACAACAAAAGAATATCAAAGTAGAGAATCAAATGTATCTGTTATTAAAATAGCTGATGATGACTTATCGGCATCCTATCATGCACTGCAGGATGCTCCAGAGAATGAGGCCAAGTTGGAAGAGGAACCATTAGCATCTTCACCCCAGTATGCATGTGACTTCAATCTTTTCTTGGAAGACTCTGCAGATAATGGACAGAATCTTTCCAGTCAGTCTTTGGAGCACGTGGAGAAAGAAAATAGCTTGTATGTCTCTGCAGCTAATTCTCGACCAGAATCTGTGCACAGCAAAGCACGTCTCAGTGTAGATCTTTCTGAGAAAGATGATGAGCCAGAAGAAGAGGTGGTTAATGTGAAAGTCAGAAGTAAAGCTAGACGGATCAATTCAGATGACGAAGATGAAGGTGATACTTTTAAAGATACTTCAAGCCCCAATCCATTCAGCACACCTCCCTTCCcgtctttatctgtaaaacagtttGATGCTTCAACTCCCAAAAATGACCTCAGTCTACCTGGAAGCTTCTTTTCACATCAAATATCTAATAGTATAAATAAGTCCATCAACTCTAGAAGATCCCTAGCTTCTAGGAGGTCTCTTATTAATGTGGTTTTAGACCACGTGGAGGATATGGAGGAAAGACTTGACAGTGGCAGTGAAGCAAAGGCTGCTGCTGATTATctggaggaaggagcagaggaaagCAGCAGTGAAGCCCCAGAGGCTACAGAAGATCCTTCCAGAGAAACACTGCCTTCAGAAAATAAGTCCAGCCAGTTAAGCTCACCTATGCCCGGTGCTCCGGGTCAGGAGGCCTCTCCTGGCGACCCTGAGCCTTTGTCTGGAGAACAGTTGGTTGACTCTCCCCAGGATGAGGCGGTGGAGGCTGCAAACGACTATGAGACTCTTGTCTTGCGTGGAAAAGAGCTGAAAGAATGTGGAAAAATACAGGAGGCCTTAAACTGCTTAGTTAAAGCACTTGACATCAAAAGCTCAGATCCTGAAGTGATGCTCATGACTTTAAGTTTGTATAAGCAACTGAATAAAACTTGA